The Vibrio sp. 16 genome segment AACGTTTTACGACTGAAAAACACCACATGGGTCAGATCGTTTTTGTAATGCCAAGAGGCAAATGCTTCAACATCAATGACCATTTTGGTCATAAGACCAATCCAGCCACCAGGCTTAACCAAATTTAACCATTGCTGCCACACCAAGTTCGGCGTATAGAGGTGCTCGATCACTTCAGTAGCAGTCATAAAATCATACGACTCTGCTAGCACCGATTTATCTGGGTGATAGTAAATATCGTAAAGACTCATGGTGTGTCCTTGCTCTTCCAACATTAAAGATAATGTTGGGCCAGGGCCACAGCCAAAATCGATCCCGTGAGAGTTAGGTTCAATACGCTCTAATATGGGGTCTGCAACCCGAGATAAAAAGCGTCGGTAGCCTTCATCTTGTGGGTTGTTTTCATGCATATCATAGTGCGCTTTTTCTTGTTCTTCATCCAAACGCTGGTCTGGATTAACGAACACCAGTTCACATTGCAAGCACTGAAGATATTCTCGGCGCTTATCTTGAAAATAGCGCTTAGTCTCTGGGCTTTGGCAAAGGGGGCAATTATGCATAGCGTCTACGCTGACTCATCCTCAAACGGGATGCGAAACATACCAGAAACTGGCGTTAGAGTGGAGCACTATTGTGCAAATAATCATCGATTCATTGAAATTAAGAGATAAAAAAAGCGATAGGGTTAACTAACGCTTTCTAAATGCCTTGCGGCCAAACTGTGTGGTACTGATTTCAGTACACCAATATTCCGTTTGTTTTTGGTGCTTTCCCTGCCAAAAATGTTGTTTGCCACCATCCTGGTGAGTTTTGGCTTTCCTTTTACTTCCTGCTACCTGAGTTAGTCCTTAACCTGATCCGTTTCACTGTCTTAAACCATTAGACAAATTGACCATCCCTATCCAGTAGGCTTCCTACCTACCCTGCATCCTGCTGATCACCCAAGCAATCCTAGCTTGCATCCTTGGAGACCTCCTGGTCTGAAATCCTTACTCAGCTCCCTGCCGATGAGTACACTCTACCGCTTTCCTCTCTCTGCGCAATTAGCTGGGAGAAATAAATCGAGATAATTTTTAACTCCTTTCATTACCCCATAATTTTCAATTACTTATTTTTAATAGGTGGATATTAATGGACGCAAGTATGGCAAATATCTCACACAGCACTGAGAAACAAGCAGTGACTAGGCGCAAACTAAGAAGTGAGCTCTATCAAACGAAAAAGCCCAGAGACAATCTCTGGGCTTTTTCAATACAACTTTGCGCTCGAACAAATGATAGGGCTTAGTGCAGGCCGCCAACGTATTTAGAAAGAGTATCGATATCTTCGTCCGTCAGCTTCTTCGCAATATCACGCATCATGGCGTTCATATCGTTGTTGCGAGAGCCATCACGGAACTTCTCTAACTGAGCTTTAATGTAGTCAGCATGCTGGCCAGAAATCTTAGGGAAGCCAGAAAGCTCTGTGCCGTTACCACGAGGACCATGACAAGCAATACACGCTGTTAGACCACGCTCAGCATCACCCGCGGTGTAAAGTGCTTTACCCGCATCGACAACATTTTCTGGTGTTGTGTTGTGTGAGATCGGAAGCGACGCATAGTAAGCCGCTAGGTCTTTCATATCTTGCTCTGATAGCGGCATTGCCATACCACTCATCACAGGATCCATACGACCTTGCTTTCCATTGCTAGTCATACCCAACTTGAATTCTTTCAGCTGCTTTTCAATATATTTAGCATGCTGACCTGCAAGTTTAGGGTACATAGCGAGTTGACTGTTGCCATCAGCACCATGGCAGGCAACACAGGTTTGGGATTTTGCTTTACCAGCTTCAATACTGCCTTGGGCCCATACAGAGCAGCTGGCTAAAAGACTCAAGATTAGCGCTAATTTCTTCATGACATTCCATTATAATTATCAAGCTTCCAGTACCACTTGCTGTTGCCAGTCGTGATACAATAGGCGACCTTATGCCGAGCACGGTTATTTTACACAATTTCACAAAAAAGTAATCAATCGACTACACAAAGTCGAGATGGAGTTAACAGTGAGCGTAAAAATTCATTATCAAAACACGCATTTCATCACGAGTGCGCCGGATATCCGCGCCTTGCCAGCAGATGAAGGTATCGAAGTTGCGTTTGCAGGTCGCTCCAATGCGGGCAAATCCAGCTCCCTAAACCGATTGACCAATCAGCGTAGCCTAGCAAAAACCAGTAAAACACCTGGCCGTACACAATTAATTAACCTTTTTAAGGTGACCGACGGTTGCCACATCGTCGACTTACCGGGTTACGGCTTTGCTCAAGTGCCATTAGAAATGAAGAAAAAATGGCAAAAGTCACTGGGTGAATATCTGCAAAAACGCCAAAGCTTGAAAGGTCTCGTGGTGTTGATGGATATCCGTCACCCGATGAAAGACCTCGACCAACAGCTTATCTTCTGGGCGGTAGACAGCGGCATTCCTGTACAAGTTCTGCTGACCAAAGCAGACAAGCTCAAGAGCGGCGCACGCAAAGCACAAGTGTTGAAGATTAAGAAAGATGCCGTTGGGTTTGGTGGTGATGTAAGCGTTGCAGCGTTTTCTTCACTCAAAGGGATTGGTGTTGACACACTACGAAACAAACTTGATGAGTGGTTTGCGCCAGCACTGGCGGATGCAATCACAGATGGCATCATCAACGAAGAGAATCAGGATAATCAAGACGACTAGCCTGACAAAATAAAGCTTGAAGCCCTGCCACCTTGGCGGGGCTTTTTGTTATGGGCATAAAAAACCCCGCCTTTAGGCGGGGCAACGGGAGAGAATAT includes the following:
- a CDS encoding class I SAM-dependent methyltransferase, encoding MHNCPLCQSPETKRYFQDKRREYLQCLQCELVFVNPDQRLDEEQEKAHYDMHENNPQDEGYRRFLSRVADPILERIEPNSHGIDFGCGPGPTLSLMLEEQGHTMSLYDIYYHPDKSVLAESYDFMTATEVIEHLYTPNLVWQQWLNLVKPGGWIGLMTKMVIDVEAFASWHYKNDLTHVVFFSRKTFQYLAERDQLELEFIGNDVILLRKAQ
- a CDS encoding c-type cytochrome, whose product is MKKLALILSLLASCSVWAQGSIEAGKAKSQTCVACHGADGNSQLAMYPKLAGQHAKYIEKQLKEFKLGMTSNGKQGRMDPVMSGMAMPLSEQDMKDLAAYYASLPISHNTTPENVVDAGKALYTAGDAERGLTACIACHGPRGNGTELSGFPKISGQHADYIKAQLEKFRDGSRNNDMNAMMRDIAKKLTDEDIDTLSKYVGGLH
- the yihA gene encoding ribosome biogenesis GTP-binding protein YihA/YsxC — protein: MSVKIHYQNTHFITSAPDIRALPADEGIEVAFAGRSNAGKSSSLNRLTNQRSLAKTSKTPGRTQLINLFKVTDGCHIVDLPGYGFAQVPLEMKKKWQKSLGEYLQKRQSLKGLVVLMDIRHPMKDLDQQLIFWAVDSGIPVQVLLTKADKLKSGARKAQVLKIKKDAVGFGGDVSVAAFSSLKGIGVDTLRNKLDEWFAPALADAITDGIINEENQDNQDD